The nucleotide window TTATCGCCTGACGATATTCATGATCTTGTACATCACCCGCAGCATAAACCCCCTCAACGTTCGTTGCTACCGTTCCGGGTTTAACCACAATATAACCCACAGAATCGAGTTCTAAGAGTCCTTTAAATAATTCCGTATTGGGGTTATGGCCGATGGCATAAAATAAGCCCCCGGCTTTGATTTCGCTCTTTTCCCCGGTCTTATTATTAAAAATCTTCACCCCTTCGAGAACATCGCCCCCAAAGATATCTTCTGCTTCTGTATTCCAGTGAACAGTAATTTTTGGGTTATTTAATACCCGGTCTTGCATGGCCTTAGAAGCCCGCATTTCCTCACGACGGACTAATAAATGAATGTGACTGCCATATTTAGTTAAAAAGACCGCTTCTTCTGCGGCGGAGTCTCCCGCACCAATAACCACTAATTCTTTACCCTTAAATAGAGGACTGGCCCCATCACAGATGGCACAAGCAGAGATTCCATGATTCCAATATTTTTCTTCACTGGGGAGTCCTAGGCGTTTTGCGGTTGCGCCAGTGGCAATAATAATACTGTGAGCTTTAACTTCTCTTTCCGATGAACGAACGGTAAAAGGACGTTGAGATAAATCCACTTCTGTCACATCTTCGGTATAACATTCTGTCCCCCAACGTTGAGCTTGAGCTTTCATCCGTTCCATTAACTCAGGCCCTGTGATTCCTTCGGGAAACCCTGGAAAATTTTCTACTTCCGTTGTGGTCATCAGTTGTCCCCCAGGAATACCCCCTTTTTGAAACCCTTCAAACATCAGGGGTTTTAAGTTTGCTCTCGCTGCATAAATCGCTGCTGTATATCCAGCCGGGCCTGAACCGATTATCACCAAATTCTCTATTTTTGGGTTTGTCATGGCTCTTATATAAACTCATAACGACTACGTATTTAACTCTAGTATAGCGCATAAACTCCCATTGATCACCGGAAAAAATGAATGAAAATAGGCGATCGCACAGAGATTAAGCAGACTATTTTTAACAGAAGTATTGGACAAAATGACAAAAAGACCGGCTTAGGTTTTCCTACAGAGAAAAAAGAAACCTGAATTAACTCTATATCTCTGGGAAAATTATAAGTTTATCCTCTCAGGGAAATGTATCTATACAAACAGTTTTAGGATCTTTTAAAACATCTTAATTAATTTTTCTCCTGTAGACCCGGTGGCTAACCAAAAAAAAGCTCTTGCTCCATCTCTTAAACATTTATCCCAAGATTCTGAGGGAGCATCAGAAGGAAC belongs to Gloeothece citriformis PCC 7424 and includes:
- the trxB gene encoding thioredoxin-disulfide reductase; its protein translation is MTNPKIENLVIIGSGPAGYTAAIYAARANLKPLMFEGFQKGGIPGGQLMTTTEVENFPGFPEGITGPELMERMKAQAQRWGTECYTEDVTEVDLSQRPFTVRSSEREVKAHSIIIATGATAKRLGLPSEEKYWNHGISACAICDGASPLFKGKELVVIGAGDSAAEEAVFLTKYGSHIHLLVRREEMRASKAMQDRVLNNPKITVHWNTEAEDIFGGDVLEGVKIFNNKTGEKSEIKAGGLFYAIGHNPNTELFKGLLELDSVGYIVVKPGTVATNVEGVYAAGDVQDHEYRQAITAAGTGCMAALLAERWLSEHNLIQEYHQTPKSEEYTPTETTGTVVADTEETFDINNTRYVGGYALRKLFHDSDRLILVKYVSPTCGPCKVLKPILDKVVDEYEGQIHFVEIDIADNPDIAKTAGVIGTPTVQFFKDKELLKEMRGVKQKSEFRNVIESYLPAGVK